A stretch of DNA from Syngnathus acus chromosome 1, fSynAcu1.2, whole genome shotgun sequence:
GAGTTGGACCCCAACCTGTTTCGCATCGGGCAGAGCAAGATCTTCTTTCGAACTGGCGTACTGGCTCACTTGGAGGAGGAGCGGGATCTGAAGATCACTGACATCATCATTTACTTCCAGTCTGTGTGTCGTGGATACCTGGCACGCAAGTGAGTcgaagtgatttttttttttttaaagattatcCTCGCTAGGTAGCAGCATGAATACATCTAACTTGTCCCCGCTTCATAGGTCCTTTTCTAAGAAACAGCAACAGCTAAGTGCCTTGAAGGTTCTCCAGAGAAACTGTGCGGCTTACCTGAAGCTGCGACACTGGCAGTGGTGGAGACTTTTTACTAAGGTGAGAAAAGCCAcacctgattttttttgctacatGGGAACACTACATTTACACCAACTTCTTTTATCCTGTCAGGTGAAGCCTCTTTTGCAAGTCACAAGGCAAGAGGAAGAGATGCAAGCCAAAGATGAGGAGCTGGTCAAGGTGAAGGAGAGACAGCAGATGGTGGAGAATGAGCTTGTGGAGATGGAGAGGAAACATCAACAGGTTGACATGTCTGCTTtaaacaaaagcttttttctttttttcttcttctaaatAGCATTAAATTCAACAAATTTCCCCTGAGCAGCTCGCGGAGGAGAAGAGCATTTTAGCAGAGCAGCTCCAGGCCGAAACGGAGCTCTTTGCAGAGGCCGAAGAGATGAGAGCTCGTCTGGCCTCCAGGAAACAAGAGCTCGAGGAGATCCTCCATGACTTGGAATCTCgcgtggaggaggaagaggagaggaaCCAAAGTCTgcagaatgaaaagaaaaagatgcagTCGCACATtcaggtttgtctttttttttttttttttttttttttttttttgtttgaaggatCAGCGTTGAAATCATCTCATCTCTCTATTTGGTCTTTTGCGCAGGACCTCGAGGAGCAGCTCGATGAGGAGGAAGCCGCTCGGCAGAAGCTTCAGCTCGACAAAGTGACAGCCGAGGCAAAGATCAAGAAATTAGAAGAAGACATTGTGCAGCTCGAGGATCAAAATACCAAGTTCCACAAGGTGAGCGGTGCTGGAGACAACTTATGAATCATCTAAACTTGCATTCtcataaaaaatgttaatatGAAAttagtcaaattaaaaaaggcCCAGTCCAAataatgctttgtttttgtatctGACAGGAGAAGAAGCTGCTGGAGGACCGGATCAACGAAGCTACCGCCATGCtaacagaggaggaggagaaagcaaAGAACCTTGGCAAGCTCAAGAACAAGCAAGAAATGATGATGGTGGATCTGGAGGGTACGAGAGCCCGCTCACACGCATGATCAGTTTGCTCaatatgtttttagttttttcattaaaaaaaaactacattcCGTGTATCACATGATCAATGTTTGTATTACTGCAGAGCGCCtgaagaaggaggagaaaaCCCGTCAAGAGCTGGAGAAGGCAAAACGCAAGCTGGACGCCGAGACGACAGACCTGCAAGACCAGATTGCCGAGCTGCAGTTGCAGATTGAGGAATTGAAGATCCAGTTGgccaaaaaagaagaggagctCCAGGCATCTTTGGCCAGGTTAGATTGCAACTGCTCTTGTTTGGTTCTTGGCCGAACATTGcgctttacttttttcttcttcatgtgGTCAACCGATAAGACTAACCCAAAAACACACCCCTAAATTGGATTTACAGCAGCAGGTCAAACATGTGGCACACCTCGCTGTTTGATGACTTTCCATGTTGTATGACCACACTTATCCTCTTCCCTGCCTGTGTGTAATCcatctccatggcaaccacaCTTGCAGAGGACGGAGCCACAAGCAATACCTCAAATAGACATGACAACAAAGACAGTGGTGAGATAAGACTGAGCCTGTCAACTGAGCACATGCTGCTCTTTATCAGCCAGGTCACACTGAAtaacacgtacacacacacacacactcggggTCCAATGGTACAGATAACCCAAGGTGCGGTCTGTACGGTTTTTGCTACTGCTAacttcaagttttttttttttttttttaatgatcagtaaggcttttttttttttttttttttttttttttttttaaaagactgTTTATAGTAAGGCGTCTTTCCTTGCACTTCTTTCAGGACTGACGAGGAGATAGCGCAGAAGAACAATGCCCTCAAGCAGATCCGGGAGTTGCAGGCCCAACTGGCTGAGCTCCAGGAGGACCTGGAGTCTGAGAAAATGTGCAGAAGTAAAGCGGAAAAACTGAAGAGGGATCTCAGCGAGGAGCTTGAAGCACTTAAGACCGAGTTGGAAGACACGTTGGACACTACTGCCGCCCAGCAGGAACTCAGGTGCGTGGatgtaagcaaaaaaaaaccccatctCTCTTTCTAATGTACAATTTCTTTCATTGTGACACAAGGACCAAGCGAGAGCAAGAAGTAGCTGAGCTGAAGAAAGCGATTGATGAGGAGGGCAAAAACCATGAGGCCCAGATCCAAGAAATGAGGCAGAGGCACGCTATTGCGCTGGAGGAACTGTCTGAGCAACTGGATCAGGCAAAGAGGGTGAGTCTTCATCAGTGGTCAAGTCGACCCGGTCAGAACACGGTTCAAAATTCCATCACTTTTCTGCAGTTCAAGTCCAATTTGGAAAAGAACAAGCAGTGTCTGGAAAACGACAACAAAGAGTTAGTCTGCGAGGTGAAGATTCTGCAGCAGACCAAGACAGAGTCCGAACACAAGCGGAAGAAGCTGGAGTCCGTGATGCAGGAGTTTACGGCCAGAACCACAGAGATGGAGAAAGCCAAGGGGGAGATGGCCGACCGTTCCCACAAACTCCAGGTAGACTTCAACAATAATACGTTCATACCCAACTGCCGCtcgatttattttgttgacgtCATTTTATGTCCTCATCTAGTTGGAACTGGACAATGTGTCAACCTTGCTGGAGGAGACGGAGAAGAAGGGCATCAAACTGACCAAGGATGTTGACAACTTGGGAAGCCAGTTGCAGGATGCACACGTATGAAATACCGCAACGTCAAACTGCACACAAATCTTTGCTCAGTGCAATCCCCAAACGGCGTGTTTTTGTGGCTGCAGGAGTTACTACAGGAGGAGACTCGTCAGAAGCTGAACCTGGGCAGCCGGGTGCGTCAGCTGGAGGACGAGAAGAACACTTTgcaggagcagcaggaggaggaagaggaagcccGACGCAACTTGGAGAAACAGCTGCAGACGGTTCAAGCTCAGGTATGAGGTGGTGGTGCTTAGATGCAAAGAGAACTTTTCCATCATGTGAACATCAGGATATTTTTCACTCCCTGTAGCTGCTTGAGACCAAGAAGAAGCTGGAGGAGGATGTGGGAGCCATGGAATGTCTGGAAGAGGTGAAAAGAAAACTCCAGAAAGATGTAGAGTTGACCAGCCAGCGTCTGGAGGAGAAAGCCATGGCCATGGACAAGATGGAGAAGACCAAAAACAGACTGCAGCAGGAGCTAGATGACCTGGTGGTGGACCTGGACCACCAAAGGCAGATAGTCTCCAACCTggagaagaagcagaagaaatTTGACCAGGTTCGCTTTGGAATTTTGAATTAGTCAAAGCCTCTGAATATGACGGCCGTGTCTCGCTTGCATGCGACAGATGCTAGCTGAGGAGAAGACCGTTTCGGCCCGCTACGCCGAGGAGCGTGACCGCGCGGAGGCCGAGGCCAGGGAGAAAGAGACCAAGGCCTTGTCCATGGCCAGAGCTCTGGAGGAAGCTCTGGAGGCcaaggaggagctggagaggTTCAACAAGCAGCTCCGTGCAGAAATGGAAGACCTGATGAGCTCAAAGGATGATGTGGGGAAGAATGTAAGTGACACCACTGATCCATAAGAGTAGGGCACTGAAACGTGCTCTGAAAAGTGCTGCTCCTCACAGGTCCACGAGCTAGAGAAGTCCAAGCGTACACTGGAGCAACAGGTGGAGGAGATGCGGACTCAGCTGGAAGAGCTGGAGGACGAGCTACAGGCCACCGAGGACGCCAAATTGCGTCTCGAGGTCAACATGCAGGCCATGAAAGCCCAATTTGATCGAGACTTGCTGGCCAGGGATGAGCAAGGCGACGAGAAGAAGAGGGCGCTGGTCAAACAGGTTGCTCTTTATAACGTTGACATTTGTCCTAAGACCAAGATATGAGCTGAACCGAGACGTGCCGCGATGTGAGCAGGTGCGCGAAATGGAGGCAGAGTTGGAAGACGAGAGGAAGCAGAGGACGCTCGCCGTGGCCTCCAAGAAGAAGCTGGAGATGGATCTAAGCGAGCTGGAGGGACAAATAGAAGCCGCCAACAAAGCCAGGGATGAGGCCATGAAGCAACTGAAGAAACTACAGGTCCACACAAGTTCAAGTTCATTTCGCCATCTCGGTCCTCACCGTAGAGtgttcatccttttttttttttttttatcatcagaCTCAGATGAAAGACTATCAGagggagctggaggaggcgcGGGCCTCCAGGGACGAGATCTTCACGCAGTCCAAAGAGAACGAGAAGAAACTCAAAAGTCTCGAAGCTGAAATTTTACAACTACAAGAGGTGAGTGAGCAACTGTAAAGGCAATGGTCAGGTACCAGGAACATAGTCATCATTTCTTTCAAATCACGTGTCCTAGGATCACGCAGCCTCCGAGAGAGCCCGCCGGCACGCCGAACAGGAGCGGGACGAACTGGCCGATGAAATCTCCAACAGCACTTCCGGAAAGTTAGTCTGCGCCCGTCCGTCTCTTTTGGAAGTGTTGACAAAAGCGGAGTTTGTTGACGTCGGTGCTTTTGTCAGGTCCTTGCTGCTGGATGAGAAGAGGAGACTGGAAGCTCAAATTGCCCAGCTGGAGGAGGAACTCGAGGAGGAGCAGGGCAACACGGAGCTGCTTAACGAGCGCTTTAGAAAGAGCACTCTGCAGGTATGCAGACATTTGTCTGAAAGGTTGATTATATTTAGGCAAGTTAGCATTTATACTTAAATAAGTATACAATTTCTCCAGGTGGAGAGTCTCAGCACAGAGCTGGCCGCAGAGCGCGGCGCCTCCCAAAAGAGCGAGAACGCTCGGCAACAGATGGAGCGTCAGAACAAGGTCCTACCAATGTCCGCAGACGGCCTTGAACACGGGCAGGCCTCACGAGTAAAAACCCCGTTTGTCCCACGCAGGAGCTGAAGGCCAAGCTAGCAGAACTGGAAGGCTCGGTCAAGTCCAAGTTCAAAGCTTCCATCACGGCACTGGAAGCCAAAATCCTCCAGCTGGAGGAGCAGCTGGAACAAGAAGCAAAGTAGGTGCTAATGTTCTCAAAAGGCACCGCCTGAAGTAAACCATCAAATGGTTCCTCTTCAGAGAGAGAGCAGCGGCCAACAAGATAGTCCGACGCACGGAGAAGAAGCTGAAGGAGGTGATGATGCAGGTGGAGGACGAGCGGCGTCATGCTGACCAGTACAAGGAACAGGTGAGCCGCTTCACTTTTTCTCTTTGTCCTTCATTGCCACATTAATAGTGCAAAAATCGATGGCATCCGATTCCCTGAAAAAAGTCGATTTTCCTGTATTGAGTGTTGAAGTCCTTTATTTGCTCTGGTCCTCTTCTCTCTATTCAACGTGACTGTGGCGGTCCAGATGGAGAAAGGCAACTCACGTATGAAACAACTGAAACGTCAGCTGGAGGaagcggaggaggaggccaCCAAGGCCAACGCGTCTCGCAGGAAGCTGCAGAGGGAGCTGGATGACGCCAGCGAGGCCAGCGAAGGTCTCAGTCGTGAGATCAGCAGCCTCAAGAGCAGACTCAGGTAAAATGTTGCACTCCGTGCCCACGCAATTTGTTCATCCTGGAAGTTgggcattttcttttattgcacTCAGGCGAGGCGGTCCCGTCAGCTTCTCGTCCTCCGGCCGCTCGGGTCACCACAACCTGAACGTGGACGGCGCCTCCGCGGACCGCTCCGACGACGACGCCGATAGTCGCACCAGCGACTTCAACGACATCGGCAATGTGGAGTGAACACATTATGCTCACGCACCGACCCGGACTTAAAACGATGCGGCACATGTTCTCGCCAGTACCACACCACAGCGGTACCTTGACATACAAGTGACCCGGGTTTTTCCACAGTTAACAACTGAGCAAAGATATGTAATTGATGCTCACCCATTCCAGAAATAGAAGTTGTAATTGTGTATAGAGGCGGTGGCAAAGAACTTAAAATAGAGAGTATTAATAGTACACACCCTTCAATAACATGCTAGCACAAACAAATACGTGCACTAGCACTTTACACAAACTGTATTAAGTTGCTAAAGTCACATGAACACAAAGAAATTGTTGCGCAACTCCAGGGCTATTAGTAGCTTTCAAGGACAGCCAACTAAACAGGACatcacaattttgttttatcgctaaaaagaaaattgataaAAATATACTGAAGGAGATAGAAATTATAccatgaaagtttttttttttgtttcagtttatatatttttttgtggcagTATTCAGTCAAATTTCTTCACATTCTATTTTATAATGTTCTAACTGTACAATTCTGTATAGTGCTATTTTCCTTAAGATATGAGCAACTTGAGTTATCGGGTGGTCAAGTAACGGTTCAAACTTTTAAGTCATGGTACCGCTGTATCTGTAATCTGTAAGCCCAGGGCCAAGCAACACTTCCTCCCTCTTTCCTTAGAAGCGAGGCACCGAGTCCACAAGAGGCAAACGGACACGCTGCCTTTTATACTCCAGTGTCCATCACATCCATCAAACTTCTCAAATATGTCGAAACAGAAAAAGCCAATCTCCAAGGAACTGAATTCAAAGTGGATGACAACACTGTGATGAAAAGACACTGGACATGGCACCACATGGCGACGGAACGGACTGCTAAGAGCTGCACAGTGACGTTAAAGTGGAAGAACACGTCAcgcacatttttcttctttttgctacCTTCAACTCATACAAAAAagactggaagaaaaaaaaaacatatttagtcTGAGGAAAGTTGGTTGAACATTTATTCCATATCCTTCATTTCCAGTTTGTCCTCCATTCCCCAGACCATTCAGTGCTCTagttgaatgaaaaaaaaatctccactACAGTGTCGAAATTGTCCTGTTGTGGAGAAATGTCACATcctattttgtatttagtCACTAGTAACTTGTAGTTGACCTACTAGTTGCTAGTGAGGACAAAGAGCGTAGTAGTACATGGACCTTAAACTGGTGGTTAGGGTGGTTTAAACTGTAAACACAAGTCAATATGTCCCAAATATGATTGCAAcaataatgcaaacaaaacTTTATCTGATGGAGACTTCATCTCAAGGAAATTGAATAAATGCTCAACCAGCTTTCCTTCATCTCATATAAAGTGCACGTCATCTCCTTTGTGTACAATGACAAAGATTCAGCGTATGTTTCTTTGAAAGTGCCTTAGACACTAAATAAGAACATAAACGGCTGAGGATTTTTGCTCCAAAAGCTAACCAGAGATGATCCAaccacttgtttttgttttgttgctgtgCTTCATATCCTCATGGTACAAGACACGATGATGCTTTTACCTTCACTCGTTCTGGCTCTGAATTACATTTAGAAGTCTCAATTATTGTACTGG
This window harbors:
- the LOC119129223 gene encoding myosin-10 isoform X3, whose translation is MSQRSGQDDPERYLFVDRAVVYNPASQADWTAKRLVWIPSERHGFEAASVREERGDEVIVELAENGKKASVNKDDIQKMNPPKFSKVEDMAELTCLNEASVLHNLKDRYYSGLIYTYSGLFCVVINPYKNLPIYSENIVEMYRGKKRHEMPPHIYAISESAYRCMLQDREDQSILCTGESGAGKTENTKKVIQYLAHVASSHKGRKDHNIPPESPKPMKLQGELERQLLQANPILESFGNAKTVKNDNSSRFGKFIRINFDVTGYIVGANIETYLLEKSRAIRQAKDERTFHIFYQLLAGAGEHLKSDLLLEGFNNYRFLSNGNLPIPGQQDKDNFQETMEAMHIMSFSHEEIVAMLKVVSSVLQFGNIIFKKERNTDQASMPDNTAAQKLSHLLGMSVMEFTRAILSPRIKVGRDYVQKAQTKEQADFAVEALAKATYERLFRWLVHRINKALDRTKRQGASFIGILDIAGFEIFQLNSFEQLCINYTNEKLQQLFNHTMFILEQEEYQREGIEWSFIDFGLDLQPCIDLIERPANPPGVLALLDEECWFPKATDKTFVDKLIQEQGTHTKFQKPRQLKDKADFCIIHYAGRVDYKADEWLMKNMDPLNDNVATLLHQSTDKFVAELWKDVDRIVGLDQVAGMNETAFGATYKTKKGMFRTVGQLYKESLTKLMATLRNTNPNFVRCIIPNHEKRAGKLEPHLVLDQLRCNGVLEGIRICRQGFPNRIVFQEFRQRYEILTPNAIPKGFMDGKQACERMIQALELDPNLFRIGQSKIFFRTGVLAHLEEERDLKITDIIIYFQSVCRGYLARKSFSKKQQQLSALKVLQRNCAAYLKLRHWQWWRLFTKVKPLLQVTRQEEEMQAKDEELVKVKERQQMVENELVEMERKHQQLAEEKSILAEQLQAETELFAEAEEMRARLASRKQELEEILHDLESRVEEEEERNQSLQNEKKKMQSHIQDLEEQLDEEEAARQKLQLDKVTAEAKIKKLEEDIVQLEDQNTKFHKEKKLLEDRINEATAMLTEEEEKAKNLGKLKNKQEMMMVDLEERLKKEEKTRQELEKAKRKLDAETTDLQDQIAELQLQIEELKIQLAKKEEELQASLARTDEEIAQKNNALKQIRELQAQLAELQEDLESEKMCRSKAEKLKRDLSEELEALKTELEDTLDTTAAQQELRTKREQEVAELKKAIDEEGKNHEAQIQEMRQRHAIALEELSEQLDQAKRFKSNLEKNKQCLENDNKELVCEVKILQQTKTESEHKRKKLESVMQEFTARTTEMEKAKGEMADRSHKLQLELDNVSTLLEETEKKGIKLTKDVDNLGSQLQDAHELLQEETRQKLNLGSRVRQLEDEKNTLQEQQEEEEEARRNLEKQLQTVQAQLLETKKKLEEDVGAMECLEEVKRKLQKDVELTSQRLEEKAMAMDKMEKTKNRLQQELDDLVVDLDHQRQIVSNLEKKQKKFDQMLAEEKTVSARYAEERDRAEAEAREKETKALSMARALEEALEAKEELERFNKQLRAEMEDLMSSKDDVGKNVHELEKSKRTLEQQVEEMRTQLEELEDELQATEDAKLRLEVNMQAMKAQFDRDLLARDEQGDEKKRALVKQVREMEAELEDERKQRTLAVASKKKLEMDLSELEGQIEAANKARDEAMKQLKKLQTQMKDYQRELEEARASRDEIFTQSKENEKKLKSLEAEILQLQEDHAASERARRHAEQERDELADEISNSTSGKSLLLDEKRRLEAQIAQLEEELEEEQGNTELLNERFRKSTLQVESLSTELAAERGASQKSENARQQMERQNKELKAKLAELEGSVKSKFKASITALEAKILQLEEQLEQEAKERAAANKIVRRTEKKLKEVMMQVEDERRHADQYKEQMEKGNSRMKQLKRQLEEAEEEATKANASRRKLQRELDDASEASEGLSREISSLKSRLRRGGPVSFSSSGRSGHHNLNVDGASADRSDDDADSRTSDFNDIGNVE
- the LOC119129223 gene encoding myosin-10 isoform X4, whose product is MSQRSGQDDPERYLFVDRAVVYNPASQADWTAKRLVWIPSERHGFEAASVREERGDEVIVELAENGKKASVNKDDIQKMNPPKFSKVEDMAELTCLNEASVLHNLKDRYYSGLIYTYSGLFCVVINPYKNLPIYSENIVEMYRGKKRHEMPPHIYAISESAYRCMLQDREDQSILCTGESGAGKTENTKKVIQYLAHVASSHKGRKDHNIPPESPKPMKLQGELERQLLQANPILESFGNAKTVKNDNSSRFGKFIRINFDVTGYIVGANIETYLLEKSRAIRQAKDERTFHIFYQLLAGAGEHLKSDLLLEGFNNYRFLSNGNLPIPGQQDKDNFQETMEAMHIMSFSHEEIVAMLKVVSSVLQFGNIIFKKERNTDQASMPDNTAAQKLSHLLGMSVMEFTRAILSPRIKVGRDYVQKAQTKEQADFAVEALAKATYERLFRWLVHRINKALDRTKRQGASFIGILDIAGFEIFQLNSFEQLCINYTNEKLQQLFNHTMFILEQEEYQREGIEWSFIDFGLDLQPCIDLIERPANPPGVLALLDEECWFPKATDKTFVDKLIQEQGTHTKFQKPRQLKDKADFCIIHYAGRVDYKADEWLMKNMDPLNDNVATLLHQSTDKFVAELWKDEIQTIQRASFYDTVTSLDEPAVDRIVGLDQVAGMNETAFGATYKTKKGMFRTVGQLYKESLTKLMATLRNTNPNFVRCIIPNHEKRAGKLEPHLVLDQLRCNGVLEGIRICRQGFPNRIVFQEFRQRYEILTPNAIPKGFMDGKQACERMIQALELDPNLFRIGQSKIFFRTGVLAHLEEERDLKITDIIIYFQSVCRGYLARKSFSKKQQQLSALKVLQRNCAAYLKLRHWQWWRLFTKVKPLLQVTRQEEEMQAKDEELVKVKERQQMVENELVEMERKHQQLAEEKSILAEQLQAETELFAEAEEMRARLASRKQELEEILHDLESRVEEEEERNQSLQNEKKKMQSHIQDLEEQLDEEEAARQKLQLDKVTAEAKIKKLEEDIVQLEDQNTKFHKEKKLLEDRINEATAMLTEEEEKAKNLGKLKNKQEMMMVDLEERLKKEEKTRQELEKAKRKLDAETTDLQDQIAELQLQIEELKIQLAKKEEELQASLARTDEEIAQKNNALKQIRELQAQLAELQEDLESEKMCRSKAEKLKRDLSEELEALKTELEDTLDTTAAQQELRTKREQEVAELKKAIDEEGKNHEAQIQEMRQRHAIALEELSEQLDQAKRFKSNLEKNKQCLENDNKELVCEVKILQQTKTESEHKRKKLESVMQEFTARTTEMEKAKGEMADRSHKLQLELDNVSTLLEETEKKGIKLTKDVDNLGSQLQDAHELLQEETRQKLNLGSRVRQLEDEKNTLQEQQEEEEEARRNLEKQLQTVQAQLLETKKKLEEDVGAMECLEEVKRKLQKDVELTSQRLEEKAMAMDKMEKTKNRLQQELDDLVVDLDHQRQIVSNLEKKQKKFDQMLAEEKTVSARYAEERDRAEAEAREKETKALSMARALEEALEAKEELERFNKQLRAEMEDLMSSKDDVGKNVHELEKSKRTLEQQVEEMRTQLEELEDELQATEDAKLRLEVNMQAMKAQFDRDLLARDEQGDEKKRALVKQVREMEAELEDERKQRTLAVASKKKLEMDLSELEGQIEAANKARDEAMKQLKKLQTQMKDYQRELEEARASRDEIFTQSKENEKKLKSLEAEILQLQEDHAASERARRHAEQERDELADEISNSTSGKSLLLDEKRRLEAQIAQLEEELEEEQGNTELLNERFRKSTLQVESLSTELAAERGASQKSENARQQMERQNKELKAKLAELEGSVKSKFKASITALEAKILQLEEQLEQEAKERAAANKIVRRTEKKLKEVMMQVEDERRHADQYKEQMEKGNSRMKQLKRQLEEAEEEATKANASRRKLQRELDDASEASEGLSREISSLKSRLRRGGPVSFSSSGRSGHHNLNVDGASADRSDDDADSRTSDFNDIGNVE
- the LOC119129223 gene encoding myosin-10 isoform X2, with product MSQRSGQDDPERYLFVDRAVVYNPASQADWTAKRLVWIPSERHGFEAASVREERGDEVIVELAENGKKASVNKDDIQKMNPPKFSKVEDMAELTCLNEASVLHNLKDRYYSGLIYTYSGLFCVVINPYKNLPIYSENIVEMYRGKKRHEMPPHIYAISESAYRCMLQDREDQSILCTGESGAGKTENTKKVIQYLAHVASSHKGRKDHNIPPESPKPMKLQTHNAVGELERQLLQANPILESFGNAKTVKNDNSSRFGKFIRINFDVTGYIVGANIETYLLEKSRAIRQAKDERTFHIFYQLLAGAGEHLKSDLLLEGFNNYRFLSNGNLPIPGQQDKDNFQETMEAMHIMSFSHEEIVAMLKVVSSVLQFGNIIFKKERNTDQASMPDNTAAQKLSHLLGMSVMEFTRAILSPRIKVGRDYVQKAQTKEQADFAVEALAKATYERLFRWLVHRINKALDRTKRQGASFIGILDIAGFEIFQLNSFEQLCINYTNEKLQQLFNHTMFILEQEEYQREGIEWSFIDFGLDLQPCIDLIERPANPPGVLALLDEECWFPKATDKTFVDKLIQEQGTHTKFQKPRQLKDKADFCIIHYAGRVDYKADEWLMKNMDPLNDNVATLLHQSTDKFVAELWKDVDRIVGLDQVAGMNETAFGATYKTKKGMFRTVGQLYKESLTKLMATLRNTNPNFVRCIIPNHEKRAGKLEPHLVLDQLRCNGVLEGIRICRQGFPNRIVFQEFRQRYEILTPNAIPKGFMDGKQACERMIQALELDPNLFRIGQSKIFFRTGVLAHLEEERDLKITDIIIYFQSVCRGYLARKSFSKKQQQLSALKVLQRNCAAYLKLRHWQWWRLFTKVKPLLQVTRQEEEMQAKDEELVKVKERQQMVENELVEMERKHQQLAEEKSILAEQLQAETELFAEAEEMRARLASRKQELEEILHDLESRVEEEEERNQSLQNEKKKMQSHIQDLEEQLDEEEAARQKLQLDKVTAEAKIKKLEEDIVQLEDQNTKFHKEKKLLEDRINEATAMLTEEEEKAKNLGKLKNKQEMMMVDLEERLKKEEKTRQELEKAKRKLDAETTDLQDQIAELQLQIEELKIQLAKKEEELQASLARTDEEIAQKNNALKQIRELQAQLAELQEDLESEKMCRSKAEKLKRDLSEELEALKTELEDTLDTTAAQQELRTKREQEVAELKKAIDEEGKNHEAQIQEMRQRHAIALEELSEQLDQAKRFKSNLEKNKQCLENDNKELVCEVKILQQTKTESEHKRKKLESVMQEFTARTTEMEKAKGEMADRSHKLQLELDNVSTLLEETEKKGIKLTKDVDNLGSQLQDAHELLQEETRQKLNLGSRVRQLEDEKNTLQEQQEEEEEARRNLEKQLQTVQAQLLETKKKLEEDVGAMECLEEVKRKLQKDVELTSQRLEEKAMAMDKMEKTKNRLQQELDDLVVDLDHQRQIVSNLEKKQKKFDQMLAEEKTVSARYAEERDRAEAEAREKETKALSMARALEEALEAKEELERFNKQLRAEMEDLMSSKDDVGKNVHELEKSKRTLEQQVEEMRTQLEELEDELQATEDAKLRLEVNMQAMKAQFDRDLLARDEQGDEKKRALVKQVREMEAELEDERKQRTLAVASKKKLEMDLSELEGQIEAANKARDEAMKQLKKLQTQMKDYQRELEEARASRDEIFTQSKENEKKLKSLEAEILQLQEDHAASERARRHAEQERDELADEISNSTSGKSLLLDEKRRLEAQIAQLEEELEEEQGNTELLNERFRKSTLQVESLSTELAAERGASQKSENARQQMERQNKELKAKLAELEGSVKSKFKASITALEAKILQLEEQLEQEAKERAAANKIVRRTEKKLKEVMMQVEDERRHADQYKEQMEKGNSRMKQLKRQLEEAEEEATKANASRRKLQRELDDASEASEGLSREISSLKSRLRRGGPVSFSSSGRSGHHNLNVDGASADRSDDDADSRTSDFNDIGNVE